The DNA segment GCCTTTGCGGATTGCTTGAATAGCGTTTTTGAGTTTTTCGTCCATAATTATCCGTTTATTTCCAATCCGTGATTTTTTCTCGTTCTACTTTTTCGTAGAGTGTGAGAATGCCGTGAATCAGTCCCTCTGGTCGGGGGGGGCATCCAGCAATGTAGACATCAATCGGAATGATCTCATCTACGCCCTGTACAATGGCATAGTTATTGAAAACGCCGCCGCTCGAAGCACAATCTCCCATAGCAATCGCCCACTTGGGGTCCGGCAGTTGATCGTAAAGCCGGCGGATCACCGGAGCCATTTTGCGGGATACGCGTCCCGCTACAATCAACAAATCTGATTGACGGGGGCTGGCGCGCATCAACTCCATACCGAAGCGGCTCATATCATAGTGACTGGCCTCGGCTGCCATCATTTCGATGGCGCAGCAAGCCAAACCCGATAGCAGCGGCCACATGGCCCGCGTCCGGCCCCAGTTGACAACCTTTTCCAATGTAGTGGTAACAATTCCCATGTTACCGAGTTTTTGTTCTATTCCCATTCCAGGGCTCCTTTCTTCCAGGCATACACATACCCTACCAATAAGATCAGGATAAAGACAAACATCTCGACGAGCGCGAAAAGCCCCAGGCTATTGTCGATGAAATCGCGCAGTACCACAGCCCAAGGCAAGAAGAAGATAATTTCGATGTCAAAAAGGATGAAAAGTACAGCCACTAAATAGTATTTCACAGACATGCGCCGTGTTCCGGGCCCATAAGGTGTGACTCCCGATTCATAGGGCATGGCTTTTGCATCGGTATGACGTTTTGGGCCAAATAAATGGCCTAAAATAACCACAAGGGCGGCTAACCCAGTGGCCAATAGTATGAGTATGGCGATTGGGGCATAGTCAAGGAGCATAGGAAATCCTCAGGTAAAGATATTGGTAATTTTTATGGTTTTGGGTAGCTTAGGTAGATTTGACGAAGTATATCACAGGATGTTTTTGAGAGGTAGGCAGAGTGTAAAATTTCACAAATATCAACGAATATTTGCATAAAAAATGTATAAAAAAAAGAAATCGTTGAACGTGTGGGGGACACGCTCAACGATTTCTTTTTAGGAGGACCACCAATCTCACCCACATATAGGGCAAGGAAAGTGGTGCGATACTTGCAAGGTACCAGTAAAAGGAGAAGCAAGTACCAACGTCAACAATATATACTATTTCGGTCTAAATTGCATTAAAATAAAATGAGACTTTTTATCCGTTTGATGTGTGGTTTTTCTTATCCCGGAATAGTTGCAGCCATTCTTCAACTTCAGCCGGGCCGATTTGTTCTTCTTGCGCGGGAGCCGACTGGCTGGCGCGCTCGTTGGTGGTGCTCATAAGTTGAGCAAACGCTTGAGATGAGAGTGTACTGGCCCGGCTGCTGCGGGCAGCGGCCAGTACCTGCCGATCTGAACTGACTACCGTCCAATTGCGGGCATCATTACCTAATTCCTTCAGACGCTTCACTATGGCGCTATCTGCTGTCGCTCCATGGCGAACAAAATGGGTTTTTACCCCGCCAATTTTGCGGATGCCGCTTTCCCCCGGCAGCGCGCCATCAAAGAAAACTTCCACTTTTTTGCGACTTTGGCGCTGAAAGGTTTGAAGTTTCTGGATCAACTGGTTTTCATCGTCGATGGAACGCAGACTTAATCCGGCAATCTTGGGAATCAGGTTGTGGCCGTCAATTAGGTAAGGCATACAAACGTGCTTTATAATAGTAGGAGTAGATATTACGGAATTCGATTATGATTTGGTGATTGTAGTGTCAGTGCTGTTCTTCGTCAATAGAGAGTATAGATCACCAGATCAAGCGCATTTACAAAGGTGCAACGCGCTTTGCAGCGATAATTGCAGCCGATGCGCTAGGGAAGAATTAATGATTGCGTCTGGAGAATTACAAGTTTATGCAGTGGAAACGCTTGTCCTATTACCTGTTACTTAATATTGTGGTTTCGATCGCAACAACCTTAATTGTGTTGACCCTTTGGGAGCGCGCCCACCAAAACGAGTTTGACCGCGTTGCCGCCGATGTTATTTTACCAACAAATGCTCCGATTGCTTTAGAAACCGCTGCCGAACCAACGCTAGAGCCTCCCCAGGCTCTATTGGCGCATCAGGTGCGCGCCGGTGAAACACTGGGCGATATTGCCTTGGAGTATGATGTCACCGTTGAAGAGTTATTGGAACTTAATGGCCTGACAGATGCGGATGCTATCGGAACCGGCCTGGTTATCTATGTTCCAGACCCGGATGCTGCCCCGTTGTCCGCTACAGTTGTTCCGGCAGTGGAAGTGGCTCAAGGGAGCGTTGAAATTGTCTCAGTGCTGGCGGTTGGCGACTTAGCGACAGAGCGAGTTGTGCTGGGCGACGCTGGGGGAGAAAAAATATCCCTGGCAGGCTGGCAGCTCGGCGATGAAGACGGGAATCTCTACACGCTTCCTCAGGCAACCCTGTATGAAAATGGTCAAATTATTATTTATTCTCGCACCGATGTCGATAATCCACTGGAACTCTTTTGGGGCGCGGCGGAGGCTGTTTGGCAATCGGGTGAAATTGTGACCCTCTACGACGCAGCCGGAAATATACATACAAATTATCAAGTTCCATAACATCGCAGCGCGAAATTGTGCAGATCCCCACATCTATGAATTGACCCAACTTCTGCCCGCATGTTACACTTGATTACCAACCGACCAACCGACCAACCGACCAACCGACCAACCGACCAACCCCATGACCCAAGCCTACTACCGAAAATGGCGACCCCAATCCTGGGACCAAGTTATCGGCCAGGAACATATTACTACCACGCTGCGCAATGCTGTTTCCCATGACCGCGTTGCTCATGCCTATCTCTTTGCCGGACCGCGCGGCACCGGGAAAACCAGCTCGGCGCGTTTGTTAGCAAAGTCTGTCAATTGCCTTAGCGACGATCTGGCCGAGCGTCCCTGTGGGCAGTGTGCGCATTGTCAGGCCGTTAATCAGAGTCGTTTCATGGATCTGATCGAAATTGACGCCGCGTCCAACACCAGTGTGGATGATGTGCGTAACCTGCGCGATAAAATTAATTTCTCACCCAACCAGGGCCGCTTCAAAGTCTATATTATTGACGAAGTTCACATGCTTTCAACCGCGGCTTTTAACGCCCTGTTGAAAACACTTGAAGAGCCACCTGCTCACGCCATCTTCATTCTGGCGACCACCGAAGTACATAAAATTCCGGCTACAGTACTCTCGCGTTGTCAGCGACACGAATTCCGCAGCATCCCCGTGACCGATATGGTGCGCTTGTTGGAAAATATTGCCGAGAACGAAAACCTTGAAATTGACAGCGACACTCTAACGCTCATCGCTCGGCAAGCTACAGGCAGCTTGCGTGACGCTGTTTCGTTGCTCGACCAACTTGCCGCCACCGCACAGGAAATCACCCTTCCGGTTGCGCAGGCTGTCTTGGGTACGGCTACCAATCAGGCTGTGTTGGAAATTCTTGACGCCTTACACGCCAGAGATGCTGCCGATGGGTTGAATTGCATTCATCGCACCCTCGATACCGGCAGCGATCCGCGCCAGTTTGCGCGCCAAATTG comes from the Chloroflexota bacterium genome and includes:
- the dnaX gene encoding DNA polymerase III subunit gamma/tau, with amino-acid sequence MTQAYYRKWRPQSWDQVIGQEHITTTLRNAVSHDRVAHAYLFAGPRGTGKTSSARLLAKSVNCLSDDLAERPCGQCAHCQAVNQSRFMDLIEIDAASNTSVDDVRNLRDKINFSPNQGRFKVYIIDEVHMLSTAAFNALLKTLEEPPAHAIFILATTEVHKIPATVLSRCQRHEFRSIPVTDMVRLLENIAENENLEIDSDTLTLIARQATGSLRDAVSLLDQLAATAQEITLPVAQAVLGTATNQAVLEILDALHARDAADGLNCIHRTLDTGSDPRQFARQIVDYLRNVLLFRMGNADQIDASTETREKMVAHAQAFEASELLRLLKNFNRAAGEARNAWQPALPLEMAFVESLELPAPEVVQPPSGPSTPKRSPALAPSGRAPSGQDSVPKPKSAKTASVEKALPNEITQHWEAILKQVREQSPQTQALLNSCNPLGVKGNALVLGFNGEFAKSKMETGENIDILQKVMQQVLGKSMSVLCVVSQGGELPPDIDQEGMVATALRDLGGKIVDVQ
- a CDS encoding NADH-quinone oxidoreductase subunit A; the encoded protein is MLLDYAPIAILILLATGLAALVVILGHLFGPKRHTDAKAMPYESGVTPYGPGTRRMSVKYYLVAVLFILFDIEIIFFLPWAVVLRDFIDNSLGLFALVEMFVFILILLVGYVYAWKKGALEWE
- a CDS encoding NADH-quinone oxidoreductase subunit B, which translates into the protein MGIEQKLGNMGIVTTTLEKVVNWGRTRAMWPLLSGLACCAIEMMAAEASHYDMSRFGMELMRASPRQSDLLIVAGRVSRKMAPVIRRLYDQLPDPKWAIAMGDCASSGGVFNNYAIVQGVDEIIPIDVYIAGCPPRPEGLIHGILTLYEKVEREKITDWK
- a CDS encoding LysM peptidoglycan-binding domain-containing protein, whose amino-acid sequence is MQWKRLSYYLLLNIVVSIATTLIVLTLWERAHQNEFDRVAADVILPTNAPIALETAAEPTLEPPQALLAHQVRAGETLGDIALEYDVTVEELLELNGLTDADAIGTGLVIYVPDPDAAPLSATVVPAVEVAQGSVEIVSVLAVGDLATERVVLGDAGGEKISLAGWQLGDEDGNLYTLPQATLYENGQIIIYSRTDVDNPLELFWGAAEAVWQSGEIVTLYDAAGNIHTNYQVP